Proteins encoded within one genomic window of Blattabacterium cuenoti:
- a CDS encoding iron-sulfur cluster assembly protein yields the protein MNEDCSSFLDLEDRIISVLKSIFDPEIPVDIYELGLIYDIQISRGKEVKIIMTLTTPNCPVAESLPIEVKERVQSIEGISNVDIVLTFDPPWNREFMSEEARLELDM from the coding sequence ATGAATGAAGATTGTTCGTCATTTTTAGATTTAGAAGACCGTATTATTTCTGTATTAAAAAGTATATTTGATCCAGAGATACCGGTAGATATTTATGAACTTGGATTGATTTATGATATACAAATTTCTAGAGGAAAAGAGGTAAAAATCATCATGACACTTACAACTCCAAATTGTCCAGTTGCTGAAAGTTTACCTATAGAAGTAAAAGAAAGAGTTCAATCCATAGAAGGAATTTCAAATGTAGATATTGTTTTAACGTTTGATCCTCCTTGGAATAGAGAGTTTATGAGTGAAGAAGCGCGTTTAGAATTGGATATGTAA
- a CDS encoding M16 family metallopeptidase, with product MFNSNNLKAKKTESKVRFFEETLSSNGLHVILHQDNTNPLVSVSVLYHVGTKNESPGKSGFAHFFEHLMFEGSKNVKRGEFFKYIASNGGKNNAYTNYDETCYYEILPSDRLPLALWLESERMFHAKVDKESINIQREVVKEEKKMRVENQPFAIAISEIIPSLLFKKHPYKYPIIGLEKDLNRANEEDYKKFYKTYYVPNNATLVVAGDFEMNEARNLIKKYFYSIPKGEINFHMKKIEEDPITQEIFFKYVDKNTKVPGIFLSYRVPKIIEKDSYVLKIIDHVLSSGESSRIMKNVVNQKQMASYAGSFLDSMEDYGTFTIYGVINPGISLDQLTKVIDEEIEILKEKGITQYELEKQINYFYKKFLFKNYSMSGIADNLAHYYLYYKNTDLINTDIEKYSEISVEDIKRVANKYFNKNCRVRLYNVPSN from the coding sequence ATGTTTAATTCAAATAATTTGAAAGCTAAAAAAACAGAATCTAAAGTTAGATTTTTTGAAGAAACACTCTCTTCAAATGGATTACATGTTATTTTACATCAAGACAATACTAATCCTTTGGTTTCTGTCTCTGTTTTATATCATGTAGGAACAAAGAATGAATCTCCAGGAAAATCCGGATTTGCTCATTTTTTTGAACACCTTATGTTTGAAGGATCTAAAAATGTTAAAAGAGGAGAGTTTTTTAAGTATATAGCCTCTAATGGAGGAAAAAACAATGCTTATACAAATTATGATGAAACTTGTTATTATGAAATTTTACCATCGGATCGTCTTCCTTTAGCATTATGGTTGGAATCTGAAAGAATGTTCCATGCAAAAGTAGATAAAGAAAGTATTAACATTCAAAGAGAAGTTGTAAAAGAGGAGAAAAAAATGAGAGTTGAAAATCAACCATTTGCAATAGCAATTTCAGAAATAATTCCTTCTTTATTGTTTAAGAAACATCCTTATAAATATCCAATTATTGGATTGGAAAAAGATTTAAATAGAGCAAACGAAGAAGATTATAAGAAATTTTATAAAACCTATTACGTTCCAAATAATGCTACTTTGGTCGTAGCAGGAGATTTCGAGATGAATGAAGCAAGAAATCTAATTAAAAAATATTTTTATTCTATTCCCAAAGGAGAAATAAATTTTCACATGAAAAAAATAGAAGAGGATCCTATAACTCAAGAAATATTTTTTAAATATGTAGATAAGAATACTAAAGTTCCAGGAATTTTTTTATCATATAGAGTTCCAAAAATAATAGAGAAAGATTCTTATGTATTAAAAATTATAGATCATGTTTTATCTTCCGGAGAAAGTTCTCGTATTATGAAAAATGTGGTAAATCAAAAACAAATGGCTTCTTATGCAGGATCTTTTTTAGACTCTATGGAAGATTATGGAACTTTTACTATATATGGGGTAATAAATCCTGGAATCTCTTTAGATCAATTAACAAAAGTTATAGATGAAGAAATTGAAATTTTAAAGGAAAAAGGAATTACCCAGTATGAACTTGAAAAACAGATAAATTATTTTTATAAAAAATTCCTTTTTAAAAATTATTCTATGAGTGGAATAGCAGATAATTTAGCTCATTATTATTTATATTATAAAAATACGGATTTAATCAATACAGATATTGAAAAATATAGTGAAATATCTGTAGAAGATATTAAAAGAGTTGCTAATAAGTATTTCAATAAAAATTGTAGAGTCCGTTTGTATAATGTTCCATCTAATTAA
- a CDS encoding M16 family metallopeptidase, whose amino-acid sequence MFHLIKLLKKNIILLIQIVIFFCNSSIIMFSQTIDRSIPPKSLKRKILINIEKPKSFQMKNGLKVLVVENHKLPLVRVGLELNFPPFLEKDKAGIRKIFGQMLRSGTKNYSKEELDETIDYIGTTLYTSFSGISLSTLKEHLDKSIDIMSDILINSKFDNSKELEKIVKQRIIDLNLSEKDPDALLQRVRNVLYFGKNHPYGEYETYDTIKNITLNDLKRLYNKYYIPNISYLSFIGDVSLQETKKLCNRYLYKWKKKKINFFKSRKNLRIIRVPSKKIEIDIVDLPSLTQSTICFGGPVFLKKSDSIYFSSILANGILGGGPQSRLFLNLREKNAYTYGVYSILKSDKYVGFFSVYTQVRNEVTDKVIQDILKEILKISKNKVSLEELNIKKKEISGQFLLDLEDPNRISDLFISELKNNLTNNFYKNYLNSIKSVTISNIFQSSRKIFPVKNGRILVIGKANEVYPRLKKLGYPIRFFDKFGKELKRINPIKEKL is encoded by the coding sequence ATGTTCCATCTAATTAAACTTTTGAAAAAAAATATTATTCTTCTTATTCAGATTGTGATTTTTTTTTGTAATAGTAGTATTATTATGTTTTCCCAAACAATTGATCGTAGTATTCCACCCAAATCTTTAAAAAGAAAGATTCTCATTAATATTGAAAAACCTAAATCATTTCAAATGAAAAATGGGTTAAAAGTTTTAGTGGTAGAAAACCATAAACTTCCTTTAGTTAGAGTTGGACTAGAATTGAATTTTCCTCCTTTTTTGGAAAAAGATAAAGCTGGAATCAGAAAAATTTTTGGTCAAATGCTTCGTTCTGGAACAAAAAATTATTCTAAAGAAGAATTGGATGAAACCATAGACTATATTGGAACAACTTTGTACACTTCTTTTTCAGGAATTTCTCTTTCTACTTTGAAAGAGCATTTAGATAAATCTATCGACATTATGAGTGATATTCTAATCAATAGTAAATTTGATAATTCTAAAGAATTAGAAAAAATAGTTAAACAAAGAATTATAGATCTGAATCTTTCAGAAAAAGATCCAGATGCTCTTTTACAAAGAGTCAGAAATGTTTTATATTTTGGAAAAAACCATCCTTATGGAGAATATGAAACATATGATACCATAAAAAATATTACTCTTAATGATTTGAAAAGATTATATAATAAATATTATATTCCGAATATTTCCTATTTATCTTTTATAGGAGATGTTTCTTTGCAAGAAACAAAAAAATTGTGTAATCGTTATCTTTATAAATGGAAAAAAAAGAAAATTAATTTTTTTAAATCAAGAAAAAATCTAAGGATAATTAGAGTTCCATCTAAAAAAATAGAAATAGATATAGTGGATCTTCCATCTCTTACTCAATCTACAATTTGTTTTGGAGGTCCTGTTTTTTTAAAAAAAAGTGATTCTATATATTTTTCTTCTATTTTAGCAAACGGAATTTTAGGGGGAGGGCCTCAAAGCCGTTTGTTTCTAAATCTTAGAGAAAAAAATGCTTATACATATGGAGTTTATTCTATTTTAAAATCAGATAAATATGTAGGATTTTTTTCTGTCTATACTCAAGTAAGAAATGAAGTTACTGATAAAGTGATTCAAGATATTTTGAAAGAAATTTTAAAAATTTCAAAAAATAAAGTTTCTTTGGAGGAATTGAATATTAAAAAAAAAGAAATAAGCGGTCAGTTTCTTCTTGATTTGGAAGATCCAAATAGAATTAGTGATCTTTTTATCAGTGAACTAAAAAATAATCTTACAAATAATTTTTACAAAAATTATTTGAATAGTATAAAATCTGTAACTATTTCTAATATTTTTCAATCTAGTAGAAAAATTTTTCCTGTAAAAAATGGAAGAATTTTAGTGATTGGAAAAGCGAATGAAGTCTATCCTAGGCTAAAAAAATTAGGTTATCCTATTCGTTTTTTTGATAAATTTGGAAAAGAATTAAAGAGAATAAATCCTATCAAAGAAAAATTATGA
- a CDS encoding endonuclease III domain-containing protein, which translates to MFNITIEKKVKIIIEILNSLYPNPVSSLYYVNEFTLLIAILLTTRSKENEVNKITKHLFKKMKTPQEVIQHSINDIKNSIRYIGLYNKKSKNIYNLSIFLMKKYHGIIPKNLSILESFPGVGHKTASVFLSFVSKKRVFPIDTHIYRMMIRWGLTNGKNIKQAEKDAKKVFKKMNWKKLHLQILFYGKEYSPSKNWNLKKDIIYQKLLKLKIKDHKISKR; encoded by the coding sequence ATGTTCAATATTACTATTGAAAAAAAAGTAAAAATCATTATAGAAATTTTAAATTCTCTTTATCCTAATCCTGTCAGTTCATTATATTATGTCAATGAATTCACTTTGCTTATAGCTATTCTCCTTACTACGAGAAGTAAAGAGAATGAAGTTAACAAAATAACAAAACATTTGTTTAAAAAAATGAAAACACCTCAGGAAGTTATTCAACATTCTATTAATGATATTAAAAATTCAATAAGATATATTGGACTTTATAATAAAAAATCTAAAAATATTTATAATTTATCCATTTTTTTAATGAAAAAATACCATGGTATTATTCCAAAAAATCTTTCTATATTAGAATCTTTTCCAGGAGTAGGTCATAAAACGGCTTCTGTTTTTTTATCTTTTGTATCAAAAAAACGTGTTTTTCCTATAGATACTCATATTTATAGAATGATGATACGTTGGGGATTAACCAACGGAAAAAACATAAAACAAGCAGAAAAAGATGCTAAAAAAGTGTTCAAAAAAATGAATTGGAAAAAATTACATCTTCAAATTCTTTTTTACGGAAAAGAATATTCACCGTCTAAAAATTGGAATCTCAAAAAAGATATCATTTATCAAAAATTATTAAAATTAAAAATAAAAGATCATAAAATTTCAAAAAGGTAA
- a CDS encoding DUF3127 domain-containing protein, whose translation MEIIGRVKKLFDPQKFGSGFRKREIVLTTEEPYPQNILIEFIQDKVDLLGSVRPEDKIKVFINIRGREWTNPEGVTKYFNSIQGWKIEEISQHSLEENPRKTSSISPSLSSDDFDDLPF comes from the coding sequence ATGGAAATAATAGGAAGAGTTAAAAAATTATTTGATCCTCAAAAATTTGGAAGTGGATTTAGAAAAAGAGAAATAGTTCTTACTACTGAAGAACCATATCCTCAAAATATATTAATTGAATTTATTCAAGATAAAGTAGATCTATTAGGATCTGTAAGACCAGAAGATAAAATCAAAGTTTTTATAAATATTCGTGGAAGAGAATGGACGAATCCAGAAGGAGTCACCAAATATTTTAATTCTATCCAAGGATGGAAAATAGAAGAAATTTCCCAACATTCTTTAGAAGAAAATCCAAGAAAAACATCTTCTATATCTCCATCTTTATCATCTGATGATTTTGATGATTTACCTTTTTGA
- a CDS encoding SPFH domain-containing protein — MSIFSFLFYGLLVLLVLSFFSSFIFTINQQTAAIVERLGKFHSICQAGLHFKIPIIDNIVGKLTLKIQQLDILVDTKTKDNVFVKVKISVQFQVIQDKVYEAFYKLDNSNSQITSYIFDVVRAEVPKMRLDDVFERKDDIALAVKRELEGSMLDYGYSIIKALVTDLDPDEQVKQAMNRINTAEREKVAAEYKAEAERIKIVAKAQAEAESKKLQGKGTADQRREIARGILESVEVLNNVGINSQEASALIVVTQHYDTLQSVGEKTNTNLILLPNSPGAASEMLNNMITSFNISSKIGESINRKKNDINHKTHIQENNK; from the coding sequence ATGAGTATTTTTAGTTTTTTATTTTATGGATTATTAGTTCTTTTGGTTCTATCTTTTTTTTCTAGTTTTATTTTTACAATAAATCAACAAACGGCTGCTATTGTTGAAAGACTAGGAAAATTTCATAGTATTTGTCAAGCTGGATTGCATTTTAAAATTCCTATCATAGATAACATAGTGGGAAAGCTTACATTAAAAATTCAACAATTAGATATTTTGGTGGATACAAAAACTAAAGATAATGTTTTTGTAAAAGTAAAAATTTCAGTGCAATTTCAAGTTATTCAAGATAAAGTTTATGAAGCTTTTTACAAATTAGATAATTCTAATTCTCAAATCACTTCTTATATATTTGATGTTGTAAGAGCTGAAGTTCCAAAAATGCGTTTGGATGATGTTTTTGAAAGAAAAGATGATATAGCTCTTGCTGTAAAAAGAGAATTAGAAGGTTCTATGTTAGATTATGGATATTCTATTATTAAAGCATTAGTAACAGATCTTGATCCTGATGAACAAGTAAAACAAGCTATGAATCGTATTAATACAGCAGAAAGAGAAAAAGTCGCTGCAGAATATAAAGCTGAAGCGGAAAGAATTAAAATTGTAGCTAAAGCTCAAGCTGAAGCGGAAAGTAAAAAATTGCAGGGAAAAGGGACAGCGGATCAAAGGAGAGAGATAGCTAGAGGAATTTTGGAATCTGTAGAAGTATTAAATAATGTTGGAATAAATTCTCAAGAAGCTTCTGCTTTAATCGTAGTGACTCAACATTATGATACTCTTCAATCTGTGGGTGAAAAAACAAATACTAATTTAATTTTGTTACCTAATTCTCCAGGAGCTGCTAGTGAAATGTTAAATAATATGATTACATCTTTTAATATATCTAGTAAGATTGGAGAATCTATTAATAGAAAAAAGAATGACATTAACCATAAGACACATATACAAGAAAATAATAAATAA
- a CDS encoding c-type cytochrome encodes MRNFLFILLFLFSFKIETKNIEGNAERGLELFKKNCTACHSIDLEKKMIGPPLSGVIEKRSREWLHKWILDNKSLRQSGDKEAIAIYKEYGNTEMNSFPQLSEQQIDDILFFIKNPIKEKKENSEILKENNHNDNENIKEEFIQFLIKIIVFGFSILSIILLWILYRIKILTKLLSESDIIFQQKKKKNFLTISFFFLFNKLLEKKKIILCFFLVFFSILSGYEIWSFLMKIDVNKGYKPEQPIYFSHKIHSGINGIDCQYCHSTAKYSKVSGIPSTNICMNCHVTINEYKGDYIEKGKSREEYNKEIQKIYHLVGWNPEKREYSGKTHPIQWIRIHNMPDFVHFDHSQHIITGKKMIKKSKKVDLVCNACHGEVQNMDQVEMSNDFTMEWCISCHRKTEIDTNNQYYIEHFPNVIKKEKRITIDMIGGTECAKCHY; translated from the coding sequence ATGAGAAATTTTTTATTTATACTTCTATTTTTGTTTTCTTTTAAAATTGAAACAAAAAACATAGAAGGAAATGCTGAAAGAGGATTGGAATTGTTTAAAAAGAATTGTACAGCTTGTCATTCCATAGATTTAGAAAAAAAAATGATAGGGCCTCCTTTATCTGGAGTGATAGAAAAAAGAAGTAGAGAATGGTTACATAAATGGATTTTAGATAACAAATCTTTAAGACAAAGTGGAGATAAAGAAGCAATAGCTATTTATAAGGAATATGGAAATACAGAAATGAATTCATTTCCACAATTGTCAGAACAACAAATAGATGATATTCTATTTTTTATAAAAAATCCAATAAAAGAAAAGAAAGAAAACTCAGAAATACTAAAAGAGAACAATCATAATGATAATGAAAATATAAAAGAAGAATTTATACAATTTTTAATTAAAATTATTGTTTTTGGATTTAGCATTTTATCTATTATTCTTCTTTGGATTTTATACAGGATCAAAATATTAACCAAATTATTAAGTGAAAGTGACATCATTTTTCAACAAAAAAAGAAAAAGAATTTTTTGACAATCAGTTTCTTTTTTTTGTTTAACAAACTTTTGGAAAAAAAAAAGATCATCTTATGTTTTTTTCTTGTCTTTTTTTCCATATTGAGTGGATATGAAATTTGGAGTTTTTTAATGAAAATAGATGTAAATAAAGGATATAAACCAGAACAACCTATTTATTTTTCTCATAAAATTCATTCTGGAATCAATGGAATTGATTGTCAATATTGTCATTCTACTGCTAAATATAGCAAAGTTTCCGGAATTCCTTCAACAAACATTTGTATGAATTGCCATGTTACTATTAATGAATACAAAGGAGATTATATTGAAAAAGGAAAAAGCAGAGAGGAATATAATAAGGAAATACAAAAAATATATCATTTAGTAGGTTGGAATCCAGAAAAAAGAGAATACTCGGGAAAAACTCATCCCATTCAGTGGATTCGCATACACAATATGCCAGATTTTGTTCATTTTGATCATTCTCAACATATAATAACTGGAAAAAAAATGATCAAAAAATCAAAAAAAGTAGATTTAGTTTGTAATGCTTGTCATGGAGAAGTTCAAAATATGGATCAAGTAGAAATGTCTAATGATTTTACTATGGAATGGTGTATTTCCTGTCATAGAAAAACAGAAATAGATACTAACAATCAATACTATATTGAACATTTTCCAAATGTAATAAAAAAAGAAAAAAGAATAACTATAGATATGATTGGAGGAACAGAATGTGCAAAATGCCACTACTAA
- a CDS encoding ATP-dependent Clp protease ATP-binding subunit, producing the protein MIHYFSYFFLKKKQIFVPNNRKINFYFSSSSDEDIENDSSTSYGSSSGERRSSNSGGSSSGDGGGRSTGSSSSSSYYGGGTSSIRSKTPVLDNFGRDLNAIAIEGKLDPVVGRDKEVERVSQILSRRKKNNPLLIGEPGVGKSAIAEGLALRIVQKKVSRVLYNKRVVVLDLASLVAGTKYRGQFEERMKAIINESEKNSDLILFIDEIHTMIGAGGTTGSLDASNIFKPALAKGDIQCIGATTLNEYRQYIEKDGALERRFQKIIVEPSSEEETIDILKKIKGKYESHHNVIYTEKAIKACVNLTGRYIVDRYLPDKAIDALDESGSRVHIKNIKVPQEIILLEKELENIREEKSKVVKSQKYEEAAQLRDTEKKIEKKLIKAQKIWEESSKKNKEIVSEENVEEVVSMMSGIPVNRIAQSEMKKLNKMRNILKKRIIGQDEAVEKIVKAVQRNRTGLKDPNRPIGSFIFLGQTGVGKTYLAKIFSKELFDSSESLIRIDMSEYMEKFSVSRLIGAPPGYVGYEEGGQLTEIIRRRPYSVILLDEIEKAHHEVFNILLQILDYGSVTDSLGRKINFKNTVIICTSNTGTQQLKEFGKGIGFETQARKSNDYIKNILEHALKRTFSPEFLNRIDDIIIFNSLKKEDLSKITHLELEKVKIYLSNLGYEVIFLPEVKDFIKEKGFDKEYGVRPLKRIIEKFIKNTISECIINETLKKGDQITLKMNEKKDDIQVLIQKKL; encoded by the coding sequence ATGATTCATTATTTTTCATATTTTTTTTTGAAAAAAAAACAAATATTTGTTCCTAACAATAGGAAAATAAATTTCTATTTTTCATCATCTTCAGATGAAGATATTGAAAATGATAGTTCCACTTCTTATGGATCCTCATCTGGAGAGAGGAGGAGTAGTAATAGTGGGGGGAGTAGTAGTGGTGATGGTGGTGGGAGAAGTACAGGATCTAGTAGTAGTAGCAGTTATTATGGAGGAGGAACTTCTTCAATAAGAAGTAAAACACCTGTTCTGGATAATTTTGGAAGAGATTTGAATGCTATAGCCATTGAAGGAAAATTAGATCCTGTAGTTGGGAGAGACAAAGAAGTTGAACGTGTTTCTCAAATTTTGAGTAGAAGAAAAAAGAATAATCCACTCCTTATAGGGGAACCTGGAGTTGGAAAATCCGCTATTGCAGAAGGATTAGCTTTACGCATTGTTCAAAAAAAAGTTTCTAGAGTTTTATATAATAAAAGAGTCGTCGTATTAGATTTAGCAAGTTTAGTAGCTGGAACTAAATATAGGGGACAATTTGAAGAAAGAATGAAAGCAATTATAAACGAATCAGAAAAAAATTCAGATTTAATTCTTTTCATAGATGAAATTCATACTATGATTGGAGCAGGAGGAACGACAGGTTCTTTAGATGCTTCTAATATATTTAAACCTGCTTTAGCTAAGGGAGATATTCAATGTATTGGAGCAACTACATTAAATGAATACAGACAATACATAGAAAAAGATGGAGCATTAGAACGTAGATTTCAAAAAATTATAGTTGAACCTTCTTCAGAAGAAGAAACTATTGATATTTTAAAAAAAATAAAAGGAAAATATGAAAGTCACCATAATGTCATTTATACAGAAAAAGCAATAAAAGCTTGTGTGAATCTTACTGGACGATATATTGTAGATCGTTATTTACCAGATAAAGCTATTGATGCATTAGATGAATCTGGATCTCGTGTCCATATTAAAAATATTAAAGTTCCACAAGAAATTATTCTTTTAGAGAAAGAATTGGAAAATATTCGTGAAGAAAAATCTAAAGTAGTTAAAAGTCAGAAATATGAAGAAGCAGCACAATTAAGAGATACAGAAAAAAAAATAGAAAAAAAATTGATAAAAGCTCAAAAAATATGGGAAGAATCTTCCAAAAAAAATAAAGAAATTGTTTCAGAAGAAAATGTAGAAGAAGTAGTCTCTATGATGAGCGGAATTCCTGTAAATAGAATTGCTCAATCAGAAATGAAAAAATTAAATAAAATGAGAAATATTCTGAAAAAAAGAATTATAGGACAAGATGAAGCAGTAGAAAAAATTGTAAAAGCAGTTCAAAGAAATAGGACAGGATTAAAAGATCCTAACAGGCCTATAGGATCTTTTATTTTTTTAGGACAAACAGGAGTAGGAAAAACTTATTTGGCAAAAATATTTTCGAAAGAATTATTTGATTCTTCAGAATCATTAATACGTATTGATATGAGTGAATATATGGAAAAGTTTTCTGTTTCTAGATTAATAGGAGCTCCTCCAGGTTATGTTGGATACGAAGAAGGAGGACAATTAACAGAAATTATACGCCGTCGTCCTTACAGTGTTATATTATTAGATGAAATTGAAAAAGCTCATCATGAAGTTTTTAATATTTTATTACAGATACTTGATTACGGAAGTGTCACAGATAGCCTTGGAAGAAAAATAAACTTTAAAAATACTGTCATCATTTGTACCTCAAATACAGGAACACAACAATTAAAAGAATTTGGAAAAGGAATTGGATTCGAGACTCAAGCAAGAAAATCGAATGACTATATAAAAAATATTTTAGAACATGCTTTAAAACGAACTTTTTCTCCAGAGTTTCTAAATAGAATAGATGATATTATTATTTTTAATTCTCTAAAAAAAGAAGATCTATCTAAAATAACTCATTTAGAATTAGAAAAAGTAAAAATTTACTTATCTAATTTAGGATATGAAGTTATTTTTCTTCCTGAAGTAAAAGATTTTATTAAAGAAAAAGGATTTGATAAAGAATATGGAGTTAGACCTTTAAAAAGAATCATAGAAAAATTTATAAAAAATACTATTTCAGAATGTATTATTAATGAAACTTTAAAAAAAGGAGATCAAATTACATTGAAAATGAATGAAAAAAAAGATGATATACAAGTTTTAATTCAAAAAAAATTATAA